In Haloterrigena turkmenica DSM 5511, a single genomic region encodes these proteins:
- the trpA gene encoding tryptophan synthase subunit alpha yields the protein MTDDVPSATGEYDSDIEAAIRENHPALITYLTAGDPSLEDTKAYVEALDRGGADLIELGLPFSEPIAEGPTIQAAINRALEAGTTPEGFFELVDELETEAPLLVMTYYNMILQYGDEPDVRPFVERAAEAGLSGIIVPDLPAEEADPLREACDDHGLDLVFIVAPTTEGERLETIMSQVSGFAYVQARLGTTGARADVSTATHESLARLAEYDVPKAVGFGVSEGDHAAEIIEADADGVIVGSALIDIVASSDDPAADLEAKAEELKRGAIRGAETVTVDTEDTPEPEQP from the coding sequence GTGACTGACGACGTACCGTCGGCCACCGGCGAGTACGACAGCGACATCGAGGCAGCCATCCGCGAGAACCACCCCGCCCTGATCACCTACCTCACGGCGGGCGACCCCTCCCTCGAGGACACCAAAGCGTACGTCGAGGCCCTCGACCGCGGCGGCGCGGACCTGATCGAACTCGGCCTCCCGTTCTCGGAGCCGATCGCGGAGGGGCCGACGATCCAGGCCGCGATCAACCGCGCGCTCGAGGCCGGGACGACCCCCGAGGGCTTCTTCGAGCTGGTCGACGAACTCGAGACCGAGGCGCCGCTGCTGGTGATGACCTACTACAATATGATCCTGCAATACGGAGACGAACCGGACGTTCGTCCCTTCGTCGAGCGCGCGGCCGAGGCCGGCCTCTCGGGGATCATCGTCCCCGACCTCCCCGCCGAGGAGGCCGACCCGCTGCGCGAGGCCTGCGACGACCACGGCCTCGATCTGGTCTTCATCGTCGCGCCGACGACCGAAGGCGAGCGCCTCGAGACGATTATGTCGCAGGTCTCGGGCTTCGCCTACGTCCAGGCCCGCCTCGGGACGACGGGCGCCCGCGCGGACGTCTCGACGGCGACCCACGAGAGCTTAGCGCGCCTCGCGGAGTACGACGTGCCCAAGGCGGTCGGCTTCGGCGTCAGCGAGGGCGACCACGCGGCCGAGATCATCGAAGCCGACGCCGACGGCGTCATCGTCGGCAGCGCGCTGATCGACATCGTGGCCAGCAGCGACGATCCGGCGGCCGACCTTGAGGCGAAAGCCGAGGAACTCAAACGCGGCGCGATCCGCGGCGCGGAGACCGTCACGGTCGATACGGAAGATACACCGGAACCAGAACAGCCATAA
- a CDS encoding 2-amino-3,7-dideoxy-D-threo-hept-6-ulosonate synthase — MTTTGIDARLDRIGTDDSYVIIPMDHGITMGAVQGLKDIEATIDGVTRGGADAVLTQKGVAPRVHENKNDKGYIVHLNGSTTIGPDEQDKRMTGTVEEAVRVGADAVSFHINVGSDHEPDQITQLAEVTEDAQRFGMPVLAMAYARGPGIDSADPEALGHAVRLAEELGADIVKTGYSGDAESFRHVVESTRLPVVIAGGSKGTDRETIEMVRGVMDAGGSGISMGRSIFQHEDPEAIATAVSGVVHDDLSTDEALDAAGLALQA, encoded by the coding sequence ATGACTACCACAGGTATTGACGCGCGACTCGACAGAATCGGCACAGACGACTCCTACGTAATCATCCCGATGGATCACGGGATCACGATGGGGGCCGTTCAGGGACTGAAAGACATCGAAGCGACCATCGACGGTGTCACCCGCGGCGGCGCGGACGCGGTCCTCACGCAGAAGGGCGTCGCGCCCCGCGTCCACGAGAACAAAAACGACAAGGGGTACATCGTCCACCTCAACGGATCGACGACGATCGGCCCCGACGAGCAGGACAAACGGATGACCGGCACCGTCGAGGAGGCCGTCCGCGTCGGCGCCGACGCCGTCTCCTTCCACATCAACGTCGGCTCCGACCACGAACCCGACCAGATCACCCAGCTCGCGGAGGTCACCGAAGACGCTCAGCGATTCGGCATGCCGGTCCTCGCAATGGCCTACGCCCGCGGTCCGGGCATCGACTCCGCGGATCCCGAGGCGCTCGGCCACGCCGTCCGCCTCGCCGAGGAGCTCGGCGCCGACATCGTCAAGACGGGCTACAGCGGCGACGCCGAGAGCTTCCGCCACGTCGTCGAGTCGACCAGACTGCCGGTCGTCATCGCCGGCGGCTCGAAAGGCACCGACCGCGAAACGATCGAGATGGTCCGCGGCGTGATGGACGCCGGCGGTTCCGGCATCTCGATGGGTCGATCGATCTTCCAGCACGAGGACCCCGAAGCCATCGCGACCGCCGTCTCCGGCGTCGTCCACGACGATCTGTCGACCGACGAAGCGCTGGACGCGGCCGGACTGGCGCTGCAGGCCTGA